A window of the Terriglobia bacterium genome harbors these coding sequences:
- a CDS encoding hydrolase — MPNKTRRAKRSEKGLLTPANSVVAIIDLQPQMLFGVANFDRQSIINNNIVLAKAARVFDVPVVLSTVETKSFSGNMWPQVQAIFPDQKPIERTTMNSWDDKNFVAAIQKTGRKKIVLSGLWTETCVALPTIQAIHDGYEVYVVEDCCGDVNQLSHDNAMKRVIQAGAKPVTALSVMLEWQRDWAEKDTYDAVIDIVKRHLGAYGVGVEYAYTMVHGAPETKYPEFTADKAA, encoded by the coding sequence ATGCCGAACAAGACACGCCGCGCAAAGCGCAGCGAAAAAGGATTGCTCACCCCGGCCAACAGCGTGGTGGCGATCATCGATCTCCAACCCCAGATGCTGTTTGGCGTCGCCAATTTCGACCGCCAGAGCATCATCAACAACAACATCGTGCTGGCGAAAGCCGCGCGCGTCTTCGACGTGCCGGTCGTGCTCAGCACGGTCGAGACCAAGAGCTTCAGCGGCAACATGTGGCCGCAGGTCCAGGCCATTTTCCCCGACCAGAAGCCCATCGAGCGCACCACCATGAACTCGTGGGACGACAAGAACTTCGTCGCCGCTATCCAGAAGACCGGACGCAAGAAGATCGTCCTCTCGGGTCTGTGGACGGAGACCTGCGTGGCGCTGCCGACCATTCAGGCCATTCACGACGGCTACGAGGTGTACGTGGTCGAGGACTGCTGTGGCGACGTGAACCAGCTCTCTCACGACAATGCCATGAAGCGGGTGATCCAGGCCGGCGCGAAACCGGTGACCGCTCTCTCCGTGATGCTCGAATGGCAGCGCGACTGGGCGGAAAAGGACACCTACGACGCGGTCATCGACATCGTGAAGCGGCACCTGGGAGCGTACGGCGTGGGCGTGGAATACGCTTACACCATGGTGCACGGCGCCCCGGAGACCAAGTATCCGGAGTTTACCGCGGACAAGGCGGCGTGA
- a CDS encoding GIY-YIG nuclease family protein yields MVYAVYIVGSLSGTLYIGVTNDLARRVWEHKNGMADGFTKRYGVHRLLHYENFYEIGNAIEREKQLKGWRRAKKIALVEKMNPHWEDLSREWYGRGPSTRRAQTQVAPRSG; encoded by the coding sequence ATAGTGTACGCAGTCTATATCGTCGGGAGCCTGAGCGGTACGCTCTACATCGGCGTCACCAACGACCTTGCTCGTCGCGTGTGGGAGCACAAGAACGGGATGGCGGATGGGTTCACCAAGCGCTACGGAGTCCACCGGTTGCTGCATTACGAAAATTTCTACGAGATCGGCAACGCGATAGAGCGGGAGAAACAACTGAAGGGGTGGAGGCGCGCGAAGAAGATCGCGCTGGTCGAGAAGATGAACCCGCATTGGGAGGATCTGAGCCGGGAGTGGTACGGTAGGGGTCCTTCGACTCGACGCGCCCAAACCCAGGTCGCGCCTCGCTCAGGATGA
- a CDS encoding efflux RND transporter periplasmic adaptor subunit: protein MPLGFIARVGTPLLLLSVAVSGCGKTAQSAGGDPRTAIKVKVQKVEAQAVGQSTEYLATLKSRNAAVLQPEVEGQITRIFVKSGDQVQPGRALLEIDPRKQEATVNSQEATRKSKLATLEWDRTDLARKKELYAAGVVSKQDVDQAQSAYDAAKADVDSLEANVRQQEVQLRYFTVKAPAVGTIGDIPVRVGDRVTNSTVLTTLDKGDELEAYLSVPAEKAGEVRLGTPVEILDDNDQVAVRVAVTFISPRVDAQNQLLLIKAKVPNPKRQFRNDQVVHSRVIWKQESRPLIPVTAVSRMSGQTFAFVAENQGSGAVAKQRTVRLGEIVGNSYVVLDGIKPGEQVITTGVQMLADGMAVSPES from the coding sequence ATGCCGCTGGGCTTCATAGCGCGGGTGGGCACGCCGCTGCTGCTGCTGAGCGTCGCCGTGAGCGGTTGCGGCAAGACAGCGCAGTCGGCAGGCGGAGATCCGCGCACCGCCATAAAAGTGAAGGTGCAGAAAGTGGAAGCGCAGGCGGTGGGCCAATCCACGGAATACCTCGCGACCCTGAAGTCGCGGAACGCGGCGGTGCTGCAGCCGGAAGTGGAGGGCCAGATCACGCGCATCTTCGTGAAATCGGGCGACCAGGTGCAGCCGGGGCGGGCGCTGCTGGAGATCGATCCACGGAAACAGGAAGCGACGGTGAACTCGCAGGAGGCGACGCGGAAGTCGAAGCTGGCGACGCTGGAATGGGACAGGACGGACCTGGCGCGAAAAAAGGAGCTCTACGCGGCGGGCGTGGTCAGCAAACAGGACGTGGACCAGGCGCAGAGCGCGTACGATGCGGCGAAGGCAGATGTGGATTCGCTGGAGGCCAACGTGCGGCAGCAGGAGGTCCAACTCCGCTATTTCACGGTGAAGGCGCCGGCGGTGGGCACGATCGGCGACATCCCGGTGCGGGTCGGCGACCGGGTGACCAACTCGACCGTACTGACGACCCTGGATAAAGGAGACGAACTGGAGGCGTACCTCTCGGTGCCTGCGGAGAAGGCCGGCGAAGTGCGCCTGGGCACGCCGGTCGAGATCCTGGACGACAACGACCAGGTCGCGGTGCGCGTCGCCGTCACCTTCATCTCGCCGCGCGTGGATGCACAGAACCAATTGTTGCTGATCAAGGCGAAGGTTCCGAATCCCAAGCGCCAGTTCCGCAACGACCAGGTGGTGCACTCGCGGGTGATCTGGAAGCAGGAGTCGCGGCCGCTGATCCCGGTGACAGCGGTGTCGCGCATGAGCGGGCAGACGTTCGCCTTCGTGGCAGAAAACCAGGGCAGCGGCGCGGTGGCCAAGCAGCGGACCGTGCGCCTGGGCGAGATCGTGGGCAACAGCTACGTGGTGCTGGACGGGATCAAGCCCGGTGAGCAGGTGATCACGACCGGGGTGCAGATGCTGGCGGACGGAATGGCGGTGAGCCCGGAGTCGTGA
- a CDS encoding VWA domain-containing protein, which yields MKRLLIFLLLLMPAACWGDAGVLIPRDKAQPDPQVLSLEEMEITVRIDNGDARVFVRQIFSNHTGGIQEGNYVFALPSRATVSDFATWDGPTRLPAVILERKRAEEIYNQLKQQYIDPGLLQQGERGAEEARRSAVFSAKITPIPAWGTKRMEIEYHESIPVENLRSYFAIPLRPDAYQAQTAEHLWIHFELNSAHGIRGFQVGGKTFPLKLSENSEHAVKGEFEARKIALTEDFSVQWQLDPANADTLKVLTYRNPVSGQPSPDEMAPVRSTNEPGFFEAEALIGTGGREREAGGSGQDAAKSVILLFDNSLSMQWEKLERSYEAMEKILRGLRPSDRFNVILFNTQIQTFQPAPVAAEAATVGRALEFVKVSRLRGGTDLQKALETGLAQAVLAGNSAYLVLLSDGGADRGIINSGKLSGWYGQQWKKLSEVQRPRTYILGVGDDANLPLLRMLARNDGVLENVLSTEPTEFKLNAFISKIGRSPVGQLRLEVAPQAAVQMVYPLQDTAFSGAMASWVGQYKEPQRGVAFAARGVRDGVALDMKQAADLPAESSEHPQLPRLWARARVDALLEKIEKEGEDRATVDEIIRLARKYKFVTPYTSFLAVPRALLRPRVIRPGDPVLRVKTDPSIVSVIALFPFGLVKKLRYLTDEDIWQTRFLAPDDMQDGTYAVRLILRDRGGNTYREQKTFVIASTPPVIKVRLDKKKFRRGETMALKVSASQSTRTLVARLEGAAPVALRWNQQAGANTGDLVVPEQLAAGTYRLTVTAEDIAHNTGTQEVQIEVLP from the coding sequence ATGAAACGCCTTCTTATCTTCCTTCTATTGCTGATGCCGGCGGCGTGCTGGGGCGATGCGGGGGTGCTGATCCCGCGCGACAAGGCGCAGCCGGACCCGCAGGTGCTTTCCCTGGAAGAGATGGAGATCACGGTGCGCATCGACAACGGTGACGCGCGCGTGTTCGTCCGCCAGATCTTTTCCAACCACACCGGCGGGATCCAGGAGGGCAACTATGTTTTTGCGCTGCCCAGCCGGGCGACGGTTTCGGATTTCGCCACCTGGGACGGGCCGACACGCCTACCGGCGGTCATCCTGGAGCGCAAGCGGGCGGAAGAGATCTACAACCAGCTCAAGCAGCAGTACATCGATCCCGGGCTGCTGCAACAGGGAGAACGCGGCGCGGAAGAAGCGCGGCGCAGCGCCGTCTTCAGCGCCAAGATCACGCCCATCCCGGCGTGGGGCACCAAGCGAATGGAGATCGAATACCACGAGAGCATCCCGGTGGAGAACCTGCGCTCGTACTTCGCCATCCCGCTGCGGCCGGACGCTTACCAGGCACAAACCGCCGAGCACCTGTGGATCCACTTCGAGCTCAATTCGGCGCACGGCATCCGCGGCTTTCAGGTCGGAGGGAAAACCTTCCCGCTCAAGCTGAGCGAGAACTCCGAACACGCAGTCAAGGGCGAATTTGAGGCCCGCAAGATCGCGCTGACCGAGGACTTCAGCGTGCAGTGGCAGCTCGATCCCGCGAACGCCGACACACTGAAAGTCCTGACCTACCGCAACCCGGTGAGCGGGCAGCCGTCGCCGGACGAGATGGCGCCGGTGCGCTCCACCAACGAGCCGGGATTCTTTGAGGCGGAGGCGCTGATCGGGACCGGGGGCAGGGAGCGGGAGGCAGGGGGCAGCGGACAGGATGCCGCGAAGTCGGTGATCTTGCTCTTCGACAACTCGCTGTCCATGCAGTGGGAGAAGCTGGAGCGCAGCTACGAGGCGATGGAGAAGATCCTGCGCGGGCTGCGGCCCAGCGACCGCTTCAACGTCATCCTCTTTAATACACAGATCCAGACCTTCCAGCCGGCGCCGGTGGCGGCCGAAGCGGCCACGGTCGGGCGCGCGCTCGAATTCGTGAAGGTGAGCCGGCTGCGCGGCGGCACCGATCTGCAAAAAGCGCTGGAGACCGGACTGGCGCAGGCCGTGCTGGCGGGAAACAGCGCGTACCTGGTGCTGCTCAGCGACGGCGGCGCGGACCGCGGGATCATCAACAGCGGGAAGCTCTCCGGCTGGTATGGCCAGCAGTGGAAGAAGCTTTCCGAGGTGCAACGGCCGCGCACGTACATCCTGGGAGTGGGCGACGACGCCAACTTGCCTCTGCTGCGCATGCTGGCGCGCAACGATGGCGTGCTGGAGAACGTTCTCTCCACCGAACCCACGGAATTCAAGCTCAACGCGTTCATCTCGAAGATCGGACGGAGCCCGGTGGGACAGTTGCGGCTGGAGGTTGCGCCGCAGGCCGCGGTGCAGATGGTGTACCCGTTACAGGACACGGCGTTTTCGGGCGCGATGGCATCGTGGGTTGGGCAGTACAAGGAGCCGCAGCGCGGAGTCGCGTTCGCGGCGCGCGGCGTGCGCGACGGTGTCGCGCTCGACATGAAGCAGGCGGCGGACCTGCCGGCCGAGTCGAGTGAGCATCCGCAGCTGCCGCGTCTGTGGGCGCGGGCGCGCGTCGATGCGCTGCTGGAGAAGATCGAGAAGGAAGGCGAAGACCGCGCGACGGTGGATGAGATCATCCGGCTGGCGCGCAAGTACAAGTTTGTGACGCCTTACACCTCGTTCCTGGCGGTGCCGCGCGCGCTGCTGCGACCGCGGGTCATCCGGCCGGGCGACCCGGTGCTGAGGGTCAAGACCGACCCCTCCATCGTCTCGGTGATCGCGCTGTTCCCCTTCGGGCTGGTGAAGAAGCTGCGTTACCTGACGGACGAGGACATCTGGCAGACACGCTTCCTCGCGCCCGACGACATGCAGGACGGGACCTACGCGGTGCGGCTGATCCTGCGCGACCGCGGCGGCAACACCTATCGCGAGCAGAAGACATTCGTCATCGCCAGCACGCCGCCGGTGATCAAGGTACGGCTCGACAAAAAGAAGTTCCGACGAGGCGAGACGATGGCGCTGAAGGTGAGCGCGTCGCAGAGCACGCGCACGCTGGTGGCGCGGCTGGAGGGCGCGGCGCCGGTCGCGCTCCGCTGGAACCAGCAGGCAGGCGCGAACACGGGCGATCTGGTCGTCCCCGAGCAGTTGGCGGCGGGGACCTACCGCTTGACGGTGACCGCCGAGGACATCGCTCACAACACCGGCACGCAGGAGGTGCAGATTGAAGTGCTTCCGTAG
- a CDS encoding hydrolase, giving the protein MVTEPDITEIARKPLVADKCALVVVDIQEKLLPPIFEKERMVRNSQLLIRLAHILKLPILATTQYVKGLGPIIPEIASLLEGVQPINKMEFGCFNNSEFCSAVKQLPGQRNTILVCGMESHICVTQTVLGALDQGYIVHVASDAISSRAESNWKVGLKRMRQAGAVVSSTEMAMYELMRASGTPVFKEMLQHLK; this is encoded by the coding sequence ATGGTCACGGAACCGGACATCACCGAGATCGCGCGCAAGCCGCTGGTGGCGGACAAATGCGCGCTGGTGGTGGTGGACATCCAGGAAAAACTGCTGCCGCCGATCTTCGAGAAGGAGCGCATGGTGCGCAACTCGCAACTGCTGATCCGCCTGGCGCACATCCTGAAGCTCCCCATCCTGGCCACCACGCAATACGTCAAAGGGCTGGGGCCGATCATCCCCGAGATCGCTTCCCTGCTCGAGGGCGTGCAGCCCATCAACAAGATGGAGTTCGGCTGCTTCAACAACTCCGAGTTCTGCTCGGCGGTGAAGCAGCTTCCCGGACAGCGCAACACCATCCTGGTGTGCGGCATGGAGTCGCACATCTGCGTCACGCAGACGGTGCTGGGCGCGCTCGACCAGGGATACATCGTCCACGTGGCGTCGGACGCCATCAGCTCGCGCGCCGAGTCCAACTGGAAGGTCGGGCTGAAGCGCATGCGGCAGGCGGGCGCCGTCGTCTCCTCCACCGAGATGGCGATGTACGAGCTGATGCGCGCCAGCGGCACCCCGGTGTTCAAGGAAATGCTGCAGCACCTGAAATGA
- a CDS encoding multidrug efflux RND transporter permease subunit, which translates to MFVNFFIRRPVFATVCSLLIILAGAIAIPTLPIAQFPMLAPPQVSVYSGYTGANAQAVESSVTTLLEQAINGAEGMRYISSSSGNDGSSSITATFDLNRNLDIAAVDVQNRASTALGRLPQEVQTTGLYVNKNSGSFVLAVGFYTLDTRYDTLFISNYLDVYVKDALKRVKGVGDVMIFGERKYAMRLWLDPVKMASRNLTAQDVVNALREQNVQVAAGQVGQPPVPSGQGYQISVRAVGRLSVPKEFEAIVLKRAPDGSLVQVRDVGHAELGAESYDANLSFNGHEAMGVGVMQLSNANALEVDKGVRAELERLAKQFPPGLKYQIAFDTTTAVGESIREVLKTLVEAILIVILVIFLFLQSWRSTLIPAITIPVSLVGTFAFAKLFGFSINTLTLFGITLATGLVVDDAIVVIENVERHIEEGIHDARQATVVAMGEVTGAVIATSLVLIAVFLPVSLFPGTTGRMYQQFALTIAFSIALSAFNALTLTPALAALLLKHFHKGQNPIFRAVEALLKGGTRKYTGWLHWLETQRALVLVVFFAGLAATYWIYKVVPTSFVPDEDQGWFITAVQGPPGASLEFTTNVCNRASAMLAQNKDIEGVFSVPGFSFAGAAPNRGLIFSSLRTMDERKGKEHSLEAVINAVRGPMAGITEAFVVPFQPPPIEGLGVYGGFQFQLQQTGAASMEDLQQVLNSLVGKASQRKDLQGLFTSFSAQDPQFLVEIDREKAKSLGVPFTQITSALQVYMGSQYVNDFDFNNRSYRVYVQADKQFRRQPKDLRQFYVRSDMGQMVPLDNVVRVKETTNPSIISHYNLFRTAEINGSAAPGSSSGQAIQAMEEVARQTLPVGYSYEWTGLAQEEKESGGQSLVLFGLGLLVVYLTLSAQYESFVLPFIILLAVPMAILGALGAQSLRGLQDDVYCQVGLVMLIGLASKNSILIVEFAEQLQARGMGLFESAVEAARLRLRPILMTSVAFILGVLPLVFATGAGSAGRHSVGTTVFGGMIVSTFLNLFIIPILYVIVRGILPATAREPAEPEAQQAD; encoded by the coding sequence ATGTTCGTAAACTTCTTCATACGGCGGCCGGTATTCGCGACGGTGTGTTCGCTGCTCATCATCCTGGCGGGCGCCATCGCCATCCCCACGCTGCCCATCGCGCAGTTCCCGATGCTGGCGCCGCCGCAGGTGTCGGTGTACTCGGGCTACACGGGAGCCAACGCGCAAGCGGTGGAATCGAGCGTCACCACGCTGCTGGAGCAGGCCATCAATGGCGCGGAAGGCATGCGCTACATCAGCTCGAGCAGCGGCAACGACGGCTCCAGTTCGATCACCGCCACCTTCGACCTGAACCGCAACCTCGACATCGCCGCGGTGGACGTGCAGAACCGCGCCTCCACGGCCCTGGGGCGTCTGCCGCAGGAGGTGCAGACCACCGGGCTGTACGTCAACAAGAACTCGGGATCGTTCGTGCTGGCGGTCGGGTTCTACACGCTCGATACCCGCTACGACACGTTGTTCATCAGCAACTACCTGGACGTGTACGTCAAAGACGCCCTGAAACGGGTGAAGGGCGTGGGCGATGTGATGATCTTCGGGGAGCGCAAGTACGCGATGCGCTTGTGGCTGGACCCGGTGAAGATGGCGAGCCGCAACCTGACCGCCCAAGACGTGGTGAACGCACTCCGCGAGCAGAACGTTCAGGTGGCGGCGGGGCAAGTGGGGCAGCCGCCGGTGCCGTCGGGGCAGGGGTACCAGATCAGCGTGCGCGCGGTGGGGCGGCTGAGCGTCCCGAAGGAATTCGAAGCGATCGTTTTGAAGCGCGCGCCGGACGGTTCGCTGGTGCAAGTGCGGGACGTGGGGCACGCGGAGCTGGGCGCCGAGAGCTACGATGCGAACCTGTCGTTCAACGGGCACGAGGCGATGGGCGTGGGCGTGATGCAACTCTCGAACGCGAACGCGCTGGAGGTGGACAAGGGCGTGCGCGCCGAGCTGGAAAGGCTCGCCAAGCAATTCCCGCCCGGGCTGAAGTACCAGATCGCATTCGACACCACCACGGCGGTCGGCGAATCGATCCGCGAAGTGCTGAAGACGCTGGTGGAAGCGATCCTCATCGTCATCCTGGTGATCTTCCTGTTCCTGCAAAGCTGGAGGAGCACGCTGATCCCGGCGATCACCATCCCGGTGTCGCTGGTCGGAACCTTCGCGTTCGCCAAGCTGTTCGGGTTCTCCATCAACACGCTGACGCTGTTCGGCATCACGCTGGCGACGGGGCTGGTGGTGGACGACGCCATCGTGGTGATCGAAAACGTGGAGCGGCACATCGAAGAAGGCATCCACGACGCGCGCCAGGCGACGGTGGTGGCGATGGGCGAGGTGACCGGCGCGGTGATCGCGACCTCGCTGGTGCTGATCGCGGTGTTTCTGCCGGTGTCGCTGTTCCCGGGGACGACGGGGCGGATGTACCAGCAGTTCGCGCTGACCATCGCGTTCTCCATCGCGTTATCGGCGTTCAACGCGCTGACCCTGACGCCGGCGCTGGCCGCGCTGCTGCTCAAGCACTTTCACAAGGGCCAGAACCCGATCTTCCGGGCGGTCGAGGCGCTGCTGAAGGGCGGCACGCGCAAGTACACCGGCTGGCTGCACTGGCTGGAGACACAGCGGGCGCTGGTGCTGGTGGTGTTCTTCGCCGGGCTGGCTGCGACGTACTGGATCTACAAGGTGGTGCCGACCAGCTTCGTGCCCGACGAGGACCAGGGATGGTTCATCACCGCGGTGCAGGGGCCGCCGGGGGCATCGCTGGAGTTCACCACCAACGTCTGCAACCGGGCCTCGGCGATGCTGGCGCAGAACAAGGACATCGAAGGCGTGTTTTCGGTGCCGGGGTTCAGCTTCGCGGGCGCGGCACCGAACCGCGGCCTCATCTTTTCCAGCCTGAGGACGATGGACGAGCGCAAAGGGAAAGAGCATTCGCTGGAAGCGGTGATCAATGCGGTGCGCGGACCGATGGCCGGGATCACGGAAGCATTCGTGGTGCCGTTCCAGCCGCCGCCGATCGAAGGACTCGGCGTGTACGGGGGCTTCCAGTTCCAGCTCCAGCAGACGGGCGCGGCTTCGATGGAAGACCTGCAGCAGGTCCTGAACTCCTTGGTGGGGAAGGCGAGCCAGCGTAAGGATCTGCAAGGCCTGTTCACCAGCTTCAGCGCCCAGGACCCGCAGTTCCTGGTCGAGATCGACCGGGAGAAGGCCAAGAGCCTGGGCGTGCCTTTCACCCAGATCACTTCGGCGCTGCAGGTGTACATGGGCTCGCAGTACGTGAACGATTTCGACTTTAACAACCGCTCTTACCGCGTGTACGTGCAGGCGGACAAGCAATTCCGCAGGCAACCCAAGGACCTGCGCCAGTTCTACGTCCGCTCGGACATGGGGCAGATGGTGCCGCTGGACAACGTGGTGCGGGTGAAAGAGACGACCAATCCGAGCATCATCAGCCACTACAACCTGTTCCGCACGGCGGAGATCAACGGCAGCGCCGCGCCGGGATCCAGCTCGGGGCAGGCGATCCAGGCGATGGAAGAAGTGGCCAGGCAGACCCTGCCGGTGGGTTACTCCTACGAATGGACGGGACTGGCGCAGGAGGAAAAGGAGTCGGGCGGGCAGTCGCTGGTTCTGTTCGGGCTGGGCCTGCTGGTGGTGTACCTGACGCTGTCGGCGCAGTACGAGAGCTTCGTGCTGCCGTTCATCATCCTGCTGGCGGTGCCGATGGCGATCCTGGGCGCACTGGGCGCGCAGTCGCTGCGCGGGCTACAGGACGACGTGTACTGCCAGGTAGGACTGGTGATGCTGATCGGCCTGGCCAGCAAGAACTCCATCCTGATCGTGGAATTCGCGGAGCAGTTGCAGGCCCGCGGCATGGGGCTGTTCGAGTCCGCGGTGGAGGCAGCGCGGCTGCGACTGCGGCCCATCCTGATGACCTCGGTGGCCTTCATCCTGGGCGTGCTGCCCCTGGTGTTCGCCACGGGCGCAGGGTCGGCGGGACGTCACTCGGTGGGCACCACGGTATTCGGGGGGATGATCGTGTCCACCTTCCTCAACCTGTTCATCATCCCTATCCTGTACGTGATCGTGCGCGGAATCCTGCCGGCGACGGCGCGGGAGCCAGCAGAGCCGGAGGCACAGCAGGCGGATTGA
- a CDS encoding aminotransferase class I/II-fold pyridoxal phosphate-dependent enzyme, translating into MKGTLKNGRKTISKNGSKEGGTKSAARNGYAIRTKLIHGTSKSSKWDFSHHVVPPMTSSATFRLTSAHRGAQGFFEFACDRVDVKRHVPIYIYDRLDEPTRGMLEENLAAAEQGDIAVCFSTGMAAITAAINVLVRAGDEVLAHDTLYGCTYSFLTNWAPRQGVHARFANMRDTAALAKSITSKTRVVYFETPVNPTLELIDIPAVRGVVERANKGRKEHERIHIVVDNTFATPYCQRPLTLGAHVVVHSLTKGIGGFGTDMGGVVIGPKSLHNVLFLYRKDYGGVLSPKAAWNVLVFGLPSLAARMANMQRTAWHVANFLENHPKVERVLYPGLISFPQRELAEAQMHDYRGKFAPGSMIYFTVKDKKGDNAGAERFIDFIADNAYCVTLAVSLGQVKTLIENPYSMTHSAYQAARGSAGKQLETAGARSIEPGGIRLSIGLEDRHDIIADLEKGLAVV; encoded by the coding sequence ATGAAAGGCACTCTTAAGAACGGCAGGAAAACGATTTCAAAGAATGGGTCGAAAGAGGGCGGCACGAAATCTGCCGCGCGCAACGGCTACGCCATCCGCACCAAGCTGATCCACGGGACGTCGAAGTCGTCGAAGTGGGATTTTTCCCACCACGTCGTTCCACCCATGACCTCGTCGGCGACGTTCCGGCTGACTTCGGCGCACCGCGGCGCGCAAGGGTTCTTCGAGTTCGCCTGCGACCGCGTTGACGTCAAGCGACACGTCCCCATCTACATCTACGACCGCCTGGACGAGCCCACGCGCGGCATGCTGGAGGAGAACCTGGCTGCGGCCGAGCAGGGCGACATTGCCGTCTGCTTCTCCACCGGGATGGCGGCCATCACCGCCGCCATCAACGTGCTGGTGCGCGCCGGCGACGAGGTGCTGGCCCACGACACGCTCTACGGCTGCACCTACTCGTTTCTGACCAACTGGGCGCCGCGACAGGGGGTGCACGCGCGCTTCGCCAACATGCGCGATACGGCGGCTCTGGCAAAGTCCATCACGTCCAAGACCCGCGTCGTTTATTTCGAGACCCCGGTCAACCCCACGCTGGAGCTGATCGACATCCCCGCGGTGCGCGGCGTGGTGGAGCGCGCCAACAAAGGACGCAAGGAGCACGAGCGCATCCACATCGTGGTGGACAACACCTTCGCCACGCCCTACTGCCAGCGCCCGCTCACCCTGGGCGCGCACGTGGTGGTGCACTCGCTCACCAAGGGGATCGGCGGATTCGGCACCGACATGGGAGGCGTGGTCATCGGCCCCAAATCGCTGCACAACGTGCTCTTTCTTTATCGAAAAGATTACGGCGGAGTGCTCTCGCCCAAGGCGGCGTGGAACGTGCTGGTCTTCGGGCTGCCCTCGCTGGCGGCGCGCATGGCGAACATGCAACGCACCGCCTGGCACGTCGCCAACTTCCTGGAGAACCATCCCAAGGTGGAGCGCGTGCTGTATCCCGGACTGATCTCGTTCCCGCAGCGTGAGCTGGCGGAGGCGCAAATGCACGACTACCGCGGCAAGTTCGCGCCGGGTTCCATGATCTACTTCACGGTCAAGGACAAGAAGGGCGACAACGCGGGGGCGGAGCGCTTCATTGATTTCATCGCCGACAACGCCTACTGCGTGACCCTGGCCGTCAGCCTGGGACAGGTCAAGACCCTGATCGAGAACCCGTACTCGATGACCCACTCCGCGTACCAAGCCGCCCGAGGCTCGGCGGGCAAGCAACTGGAAACAGCGGGCGCGCGCAGCATCGAGCCCGGCGGCATACGTCTATCCATCGGCCTGGAGGACCGCCACGACATCATCGCGGACTTGGAGAAGGGGCTGGCGGTGGTGTAA
- a CDS encoding Crp/Fnr family transcriptional regulator translates to MAAELRAISHTIPYPARTVVFVEGQAPPGVFILRRGQVKLSLRDFDGETLILKVAHPGEVLALSDAVSGKNCQLRAETLGPCEIDFVEREHFLHFVQAHEEICLLVAMELSNTFMSTNHWMGSLVLARWVAPKVAYLLLDWARASGETRQPVHLELLLTYEEIGQMVGAARETVSRVLSDFQKKRLIRLHGSSLLILDRASLAAIVKAGRKKSPGGRSRALRQPACCPSNPAAPPARVPAAGA, encoded by the coding sequence ATGGCGGCAGAACTTAGAGCCATTAGCCACACCATTCCCTACCCGGCACGCACTGTCGTTTTCGTCGAAGGTCAGGCGCCTCCGGGCGTTTTCATTCTCCGTCGTGGCCAGGTGAAGCTCTCGCTGCGCGACTTTGACGGTGAGACATTGATCTTGAAGGTTGCGCACCCCGGCGAAGTGCTGGCGCTGAGCGATGCCGTCTCAGGCAAGAACTGCCAGCTAAGGGCCGAGACACTCGGTCCCTGTGAGATCGACTTCGTGGAGCGCGAGCACTTCCTGCATTTCGTGCAGGCTCACGAGGAGATCTGCCTGCTCGTCGCGATGGAGCTCAGTAACACATTCATGAGTACCAACCACTGGATGGGCTCTCTTGTCCTGGCGCGCTGGGTAGCGCCCAAGGTTGCCTACTTGCTGTTGGATTGGGCGCGGGCCAGTGGCGAGACGCGCCAACCCGTCCACCTTGAGCTCCTCCTGACCTACGAAGAGATCGGACAGATGGTCGGCGCCGCCCGCGAGACGGTCAGCCGCGTGTTGTCCGACTTCCAGAAAAAACGCCTCATTCGGTTACATGGTTCGTCGCTGCTCATACTCGATAGAGCTTCGCTGGCCGCGATCGTGAAGGCTGGGAGAAAGAAGTCTCCGGGCGGTCGTTCGCGAGCGCTGCGCCAGCCGGCCTGCTGCCCCTCGAACCCGGCGGCCCCGCCCGCGCGTGTGCCGGCGGCCGGCGCCTGA